In Bacteroides coprosuis DSM 18011, the following are encoded in one genomic region:
- a CDS encoding aspartate kinase (COGs: COG0527 Aspartokinase~InterPro IPR001048:IPR001341~KEGG: bth:BT_1375 aspartokinase~PFAM: Aspartate/glutamate/uridylate kinase~PRIAM: Aspartate kinase~SPTR: Putative uncharacterized protein;~TIGRFAM: Aspartate kinase domain~IMG reference gene:2504106709~PFAM: Amino acid kinase family~TIGRFAM: aspartate kinase): MKIMKFGGTSVGSAERIKEVAKLITNGEKNIVVLSAMSGTTNTLVEIADYLYKKNPEGANEIINQLESQYRKHIEELYSTAEFKQKGKELIKSHFDYIRSFTKDLFTLFEEKVVLAQGELISTAMMNYYLQEQGVKSVLLPALEFMRTDKNADPDPVYIKEKLNNQLELHSDSEIYITQGYICRNAYGEIDNLQRGGSDYTASLIGAAVKADEIQIWTDIDGMHNNDPRVVQNTQPVRHLQFEEAAELAYFGAKILHPTCIQPAKYANIPVRLLNTMDPDAPGTLVSNDSEQGVIKAVAAKENITAIKIKSSRMLLAHGFLRKVFEIFESYQTSIDMICTSEVGVSVTIDNTKHLNEILDDLKKYGTVTVDEDMCIICVVGDLRWENVGFEAKALDAMSNLPVRMISFGGSNYNISFLIRKEDKNKALQQLSDRLFNGNH, translated from the coding sequence ATGAAAATAATGAAGTTTGGAGGAACCTCTGTTGGTAGTGCAGAACGCATCAAAGAGGTGGCCAAATTAATTACTAATGGTGAAAAGAATATTGTGGTTTTGTCAGCAATGTCTGGTACAACCAACACCTTGGTAGAAATTGCGGATTATCTTTACAAGAAGAATCCAGAAGGAGCCAATGAAATTATTAATCAATTAGAATCTCAATATCGAAAACATATTGAAGAGTTATACTCTACGGCTGAATTTAAACAAAAAGGTAAAGAGTTAATAAAATCTCATTTTGACTATATCCGTTCTTTTACAAAAGATTTATTTACGCTATTTGAAGAAAAGGTGGTATTGGCTCAAGGAGAATTAATTTCTACAGCCATGATGAATTACTACTTGCAAGAACAAGGAGTAAAATCTGTATTGCTTCCAGCTTTGGAATTTATGCGCACAGATAAAAATGCAGATCCTGATCCTGTATATATCAAAGAAAAATTAAACAATCAATTAGAACTTCATTCAGATTCTGAGATATACATTACTCAAGGGTATATTTGTAGAAATGCTTATGGAGAGATAGATAATTTACAGCGTGGAGGAAGTGATTATACGGCTTCATTAATTGGTGCAGCTGTCAAAGCAGATGAAATTCAGATTTGGACAGATATTGATGGAATGCACAATAATGATCCTCGTGTTGTACAAAATACCCAACCTGTTCGTCATCTACAATTTGAAGAAGCCGCAGAGTTGGCTTATTTTGGAGCAAAGATTCTCCATCCAACTTGCATTCAACCTGCTAAATATGCCAATATTCCTGTCCGTTTACTGAATACTATGGATCCAGATGCTCCTGGAACATTGGTGAGCAATGACTCAGAACAAGGAGTAATAAAAGCTGTAGCAGCAAAAGAAAATATTACAGCTATAAAAATAAAATCAAGTAGAATGTTACTTGCTCATGGTTTCTTACGTAAGGTATTTGAAATCTTTGAGAGCTACCAGACATCTATTGATATGATCTGCACCTCTGAAGTAGGCGTATCTGTGACTATTGATAATACAAAGCATCTCAATGAAATTTTAGATGATTTGAAAAAATATGGTACAGTTACAGTTGATGAAGACATGTGTATTATCTGCGTTGTAGGAGATTTACGATGGGAAAATGTAGGCTTTGAAGCCAAAGCACTCGATGCTATGAGCAATCTTCCTGTTCGAATGATTTCTTTCGGGGGTAGTAACTACAATATATCCTTCTTAATACGAAAAGAAGATAAAAATAAAGCCTTGCAGCAATTAAGCGATAGGCTGTTTAATGGTAATCATTAA
- a CDS encoding diaminopimelate decarboxylase (COGs: COG0019 Diaminopimelate decarboxylase~InterPro IPR022644:IPR022643:IPR002986~KEGG: bth:BT_1374 diaminopimelate decarboxylase~PFAM: Orn/DAP/Arg decarboxylase 2, N-terminal; Orn/DAP/Arg decarboxylase 2, C-terminal~PRIAM: Diaminopimelate decarboxylase~SPTR: Diaminopimelate decarboxylase;~TIGRFAM: Diaminopimelate decarboxylase~IMG reference gene:2504106710~PFAM: Pyridoxal-dependent decarboxylase, C-terminal sheet domain; Pyridoxal-dependent decarboxylase, pyridoxal binding domain~TIGRFAM: diaminopimelate decarboxylase), with the protein MKGQFPLDQFKNLDTPFYYYDTCLLQETLDTVKLQLKGQDQFKVHYALKANVNSEILQMIRKNGFGADCVSGGEIRAAIQAGFKPENIVFAGVGKSDWEIELGLDLGIFCFNVESIPELEIINELALNMGKRAQVCLRINPNVKANTHANIATGQAENKFGISLHDLDKVMECVKQLKAIDFVGLHFHIGSQILDMADFRALCNRVNELLDRLEGRGIRIPHINVGGGLGIDYAHPNRQAIPNFESYFDVYDTHLRIRSYQTLHFELGRSLVGQCGSLISRVLYVKEGTNKKFAILDAGMNDLIRPALYQAYHKIENLSSDEALEAYDVVGPVCESSDVFGKSIDLNKVSRGDFMAIRSAGAYGEVMASTYNCRSLPNAYTSDEFI; encoded by the coding sequence ATGAAAGGACAATTTCCATTAGATCAGTTTAAAAATTTAGATACTCCCTTTTATTATTATGATACATGCCTTTTACAAGAAACTTTAGATACTGTTAAATTACAGTTAAAAGGGCAAGATCAGTTTAAAGTACATTATGCATTAAAAGCAAATGTAAATTCTGAGATACTCCAAATGATTAGAAAAAATGGTTTTGGAGCAGATTGTGTGAGTGGGGGAGAGATACGAGCAGCTATACAGGCTGGTTTCAAACCTGAAAATATTGTTTTTGCAGGCGTTGGTAAATCCGATTGGGAAATAGAATTAGGACTTGATTTGGGCATATTTTGTTTTAATGTTGAATCAATTCCTGAATTAGAAATTATTAATGAGTTAGCACTGAATATGGGGAAGAGAGCACAAGTGTGTCTTCGAATCAATCCCAATGTAAAGGCTAATACACACGCTAACATAGCTACTGGTCAGGCTGAAAATAAGTTTGGCATAAGTTTGCACGATTTAGATAAAGTGATGGAGTGTGTCAAGCAGTTGAAAGCGATAGACTTTGTTGGGTTACATTTCCATATTGGTTCACAGATATTGGATATGGCAGACTTTAGAGCCTTGTGTAATCGTGTAAATGAGTTATTGGATAGGCTTGAAGGTAGAGGAATTAGAATCCCTCATATTAATGTAGGAGGTGGATTAGGAATTGATTATGCTCATCCCAATCGTCAAGCTATTCCCAACTTCGAATCTTATTTTGATGTTTATGATACACATTTGCGTATTCGTTCATATCAGACATTGCACTTTGAACTAGGGCGTTCATTAGTGGGTCAATGTGGTTCTCTGATATCTCGAGTTCTTTATGTGAAAGAAGGAACAAATAAGAAATTTGCCATTTTGGATGCAGGAATGAATGATTTAATTCGTCCTGCCCTTTATCAGGCTTATCATAAAATAGAAAACCTATCTTCTGATGAGGCTTTAGAAGCTTATGATGTAGTAGGACCAGTATGTGAATCATCCGATGTTTTTGGAAAATCAATTGATTTAAATAAAGTTTCTAGAGGTGATTTTATGGCTATTCGTTCTGCTGGAGCGTATGGTGAAGTAATGGCATCAACCTATAATTGTCGCTCATTACCAAATGCATACACTTCAGATGAATTTATTTAA
- a CDS encoding Ferritin Dps family protein (COGs: COG1528 Ferritin-like protein~InterPro IPR008331~KEGG: bth:BT_1373 ferritin A~PFAM: Ferritin/Dps protein~SPTR: Putative uncharacterized protein;~IMG reference gene:2504106711~PFAM: Ferritin-like domain), with the protein MRISQDLEKQINEQITEELWSANLYLSMSFYVADLGYDGFAAWLKAQSIEETEHAHEFANYLITRGGKALVDKVDVVPQGWGTIEEIFDNVYKHECHVSDRINEIMTLAVAKKDYATQDFLFSFVREQIEEEDSADRMLTRIKQAGERGLMYLDKHILKTFQQEK; encoded by the coding sequence ATGAGAATCTCACAAGATTTAGAAAAACAAATTAACGAACAAATCACTGAAGAACTTTGGTCTGCAAATCTATACTTATCAATGTCTTTTTATGTGGCTGATTTGGGTTATGATGGTTTCGCTGCATGGTTGAAAGCTCAATCTATTGAAGAAACAGAACACGCACATGAATTTGCTAATTACTTAATTACACGTGGTGGTAAAGCTCTAGTTGATAAAGTTGATGTAGTTCCTCAAGGATGGGGTACAATAGAAGAAATTTTTGATAATGTATATAAACACGAATGTCATGTGTCTGATAGAATCAATGAAATTATGACATTAGCAGTAGCGAAAAAAGATTATGCTACTCAAGATTTCTTGTTTAGTTTTGTTCGTGAACAAATAGAAGAAGAAGACTCAGCTGACAGAATGCTTACTCGAATAAAGCAAGCAGGCGAACGTGGCTTGATGTATTTAGATAAGCACATCTTAAAAACATTTCAACAAGAAAAATAA
- a CDS encoding 2-amino-3-ketobutyrate coenzyme A ligase (COGs: COG0156 7-keto-8-aminopelargonate synthetase~InterPro IPR004839:IPR011282~KEGG: bfs:BF2864 2-amino-3-ketobutyrate coenzyme A ligase~PFAM: Aminotransferase, class I/classII~PRIAM: Glycine C-acetyltransferase~SPTR: Glycine C-acetyltransferase;~TIGRFAM: 2-amino-3-ketobutyrate coenzyme A ligase~IMG reference gene:2504106712~PFAM: Aminotransferase class I and II~TIGRFAM: 8-amino-7-oxononanoate synthase; 2-amino-3-ketobutyrate coenzyme A ligase) encodes MYGKMKEHLSNELAEIKEAGLYKEERLIVSPQQASITVKGEEVLNFCANNYLGLSNHPRLIEASKKTLDERGYGMSSVRFICGTQDIHKKLEAAISEYFKTEDTILYASCFDANGGVFEPLFTKEDAIISDELNHASIIDGVRLCKAQRYRYKNANMEDLERCLKESQAQRFRIIVTDGVFSMDGNVAPMDKICDLADKYNALVMVDESHSAGVVGETGHGVSELYNTYDRVDIYTGTLGKAFGGAMGGFTTGRKEVIDMLRQRSRPYLFSNSLAPGIIGASLEVFKMLKEDHSIHDRLAENVSYFRDKMLAAGFDIKPTQSAICAVMLYDAKLSQDFATRMLHEGIYVTGFYFPVVPKEEARIRVQLSAGHNREQLDKCINAFIKVGKELGTIK; translated from the coding sequence ATGTACGGAAAAATGAAAGAACACCTCAGCAATGAATTAGCTGAGATTAAAGAAGCAGGTCTTTACAAAGAAGAAAGACTTATTGTTAGCCCACAACAAGCATCTATTACTGTTAAAGGAGAAGAAGTACTTAACTTCTGTGCTAATAACTATCTTGGACTATCTAATCATCCACGTCTTATTGAAGCTTCAAAAAAGACTCTTGACGAAAGAGGATATGGAATGTCTTCTGTAAGATTTATCTGTGGAACTCAAGACATCCACAAGAAACTCGAAGCTGCCATTTCAGAATACTTCAAAACGGAAGATACTATTCTGTATGCATCTTGCTTCGATGCCAATGGTGGTGTATTTGAGCCTCTTTTTACGAAAGAAGATGCAATTATTTCTGATGAATTAAATCATGCTTCCATCATTGATGGTGTGCGTCTTTGCAAGGCACAACGCTATCGTTACAAAAATGCAAATATGGAAGATCTTGAAAGATGCCTGAAGGAGTCTCAAGCACAACGCTTCCGCATCATCGTTACAGATGGAGTATTCTCTATGGATGGGAACGTTGCTCCTATGGACAAGATTTGTGACCTAGCAGACAAATACAATGCTCTAGTTATGGTAGATGAATCACACTCTGCTGGTGTTGTTGGTGAAACAGGTCATGGCGTAAGTGAATTATACAATACGTACGATCGTGTTGATATCTATACGGGTACTCTAGGTAAAGCTTTTGGTGGAGCTATGGGCGGTTTTACAACTGGTCGTAAAGAAGTAATTGACATGTTACGCCAACGTAGCCGTCCTTACTTATTCTCAAACTCTTTAGCTCCTGGTATTATTGGTGCTAGTTTAGAAGTATTCAAAATGCTTAAAGAAGACCATAGCATTCATGACAGATTAGCTGAAAACGTTAGCTATTTCCGTGATAAAATGCTAGCAGCTGGATTTGATATTAAACCTACTCAAAGTGCTATCTGTGCTGTTATGTTATACGATGCTAAGCTATCTCAAGACTTTGCTACTCGTATGCTTCATGAAGGTATTTATGTTACTGGATTCTATTTCCCTGTAGTTCCAAAAGAAGAAGCACGTATTCGCGTTCAACTTTCAGCTGGACACAATCGTGAACAACTAGATAAATGTATCAATGCTTTTATCAAAGTTGGTAAAGAACTAGGAACAATCAAATAA
- a CDS encoding L-threonine 3-dehydrogenase (COGs: COG0451 Nucleoside-diphosphate-sugar epimerase~InterPro IPR001509~KEGG: bfs:BF2863 putative epimerase~PFAM: NAD-dependent epimerase/dehydratase~PRIAM: L-threonine 3-dehydrogenase~SPTR: NAD-dependent nucleotide-diphosphate-sugar epimerase;~IMG reference gene:2504106713~PFAM: NAD dependent epimerase/dehydratase family), which yields MKNILVIGSTGQIGSELTLELRKHYGNDHVVAGFITGCEPKGILKESGPSELADVTNPEQLEAIVKKYNIDTIYNLAALLSVVAESKPRLAWKIGIDGLWNVLELARQNNCAVFTPSSIGSFGEGTPAYKTPQDTIQRPRTMYGVSKVTTEMLSDYYHTKYGLDTRAVRFPGIISNVTPPGGGTTDYAVDIYYSAVKGEKFICPIAEGTLMDMMYMPDALRAAISLMEADPTKLIHRNAFNIASMSFAPETIYAEIKKHKPEFEMEIQVDPLKQSIADSWPDCLDDTCARQEWGWKPEYDLSSMTVDMLEKLSARLKK from the coding sequence ATGAAAAACATATTAGTTATTGGATCAACTGGACAGATTGGTTCAGAATTGACGCTCGAATTAAGGAAGCATTATGGTAATGACCATGTAGTTGCTGGGTTTATAACAGGTTGTGAACCTAAAGGAATCCTAAAGGAATCAGGCCCATCAGAATTGGCTGATGTTACTAACCCTGAGCAACTAGAAGCTATTGTAAAAAAATACAACATTGACACAATTTACAACCTCGCAGCATTGCTTTCGGTTGTGGCAGAATCAAAGCCTCGTTTGGCTTGGAAAATTGGTATAGATGGATTGTGGAATGTTTTAGAATTGGCACGTCAAAATAATTGTGCTGTTTTTACTCCAAGTTCAATTGGTTCATTTGGTGAAGGGACTCCTGCTTATAAAACGCCACAGGATACTATTCAACGTCCAAGAACCATGTATGGTGTATCAAAAGTCACAACAGAGATGTTAAGTGATTACTATCATACAAAATATGGTTTGGATACTAGAGCAGTACGTTTTCCTGGGATAATCTCTAATGTAACCCCTCCAGGTGGTGGTACAACTGATTATGCAGTTGATATTTACTATTCGGCTGTTAAGGGAGAAAAGTTTATTTGTCCAATAGCAGAAGGTACGTTGATGGACATGATGTATATGCCTGATGCTCTTCGTGCTGCTATCAGCTTAATGGAAGCTGATCCTACTAAATTAATTCACAGAAACGCATTTAATATAGCTTCTATGAGTTTTGCTCCCGAAACTATATATGCCGAAATAAAGAAACATAAGCCAGAGTTTGAAATGGAAATTCAAGTAGATCCATTGAAACAATCAATTGCAGATAGCTGGCCAGATTGCCTTGATGATACTTGTGCTCGCCAAGAATGGGGCTGGAAGCCTGAGTACGATTTATCTTCAATGACTGTAGATATGTTAGAAAAGCTATCTGCTCGTTTGAAAAAATAA
- a CDS encoding hypothetical protein (KEGG: bfs:BF2862 hypothetical protein~SPTR: Putative uncharacterized protein;~IMG reference gene:2504106714), with the protein MIKITKIQKLFVLSSCILIMACGGSPKKKVEENVYANEELYTDDFILEDSLGMDFSGEPYHMGVDESFDDFVFAYAANPDFQAQRTKFPLPVIEENLDSSFLDRNNWVVDTLFTDKAFYTILFDKEDDMDMVSQPDLTDARVEWLYLCDKSTKSYNFKRTNAIWMLESISMGHLEEYQNEEFVKFYGKFATDTVFQLSRLTHPLEYVTTDPEDDFEILETVIDSNSWRNLKPVLPSTKLVNINYGQPNNPKSKTKILAVKGIGNGFSNVFFFKLNRKGVWELFKFEDIGV; encoded by the coding sequence ATGATTAAAATTACAAAGATTCAGAAGCTGTTTGTTCTAAGTTCTTGCATTCTTATTATGGCTTGTGGGGGTTCTCCAAAGAAAAAAGTCGAAGAGAATGTTTATGCGAATGAAGAGCTATACACTGATGATTTTATTTTGGAAGACTCATTAGGAATGGATTTCTCAGGAGAACCATATCATATGGGTGTGGATGAATCTTTTGATGATTTTGTGTTTGCATATGCTGCTAATCCAGATTTTCAAGCTCAACGAACTAAATTTCCACTTCCTGTAATCGAGGAAAATTTAGATTCATCTTTCTTAGATAGAAATAATTGGGTAGTGGATACCTTGTTCACAGATAAAGCTTTTTATACCATTCTTTTTGATAAAGAAGATGATATGGATATGGTGAGTCAGCCCGATTTAACAGATGCTCGCGTTGAGTGGTTATATTTATGTGATAAGAGTACAAAATCGTATAATTTTAAAAGAACAAATGCTATTTGGATGCTAGAATCAATCTCTATGGGGCATCTTGAAGAATATCAAAATGAGGAATTTGTGAAGTTTTATGGTAAATTTGCCACAGATACAGTTTTCCAGCTTTCTCGATTAACTCATCCTTTAGAGTATGTAACAACAGATCCAGAAGATGATTTTGAAATTCTTGAAACCGTTATAGACTCTAATAGTTGGAGGAATTTAAAACCTGTACTACCTAGTACAAAATTGGTTAATATCAATTATGGTCAACCGAATAACCCCAAATCTAAAACAAAAATATTAGCAGTGAAGGGTATCGGAAATGGTTTTTCAAATGTTTTTTTCTTTAAATTAAATAGAAAAGGTGTTTGGGAATTATTTAAATTTGAAGATATTGGAGTTTGA
- a CDS encoding UDP-N-acetylenolpyruvoylglucosamine reductase (COGs: COG0812 UDP-N-acetylmuramate dehydrogenase~HAMAP: UDP-N-acetylenolpyruvoylglucosamine reductase~InterPro IPR003170:IPR006094:IPR011601~KEGG: bth:BT_1368 UDP-N-acetylenolpyruvoylglucosamine reductase~PFAM: UDP-N-acetylenolpyruvoylglucosamine reductase, C-terminal; FAD linked oxidase, N-terminal~SPTR: UDP-N-acetylenolpyruvoylglucosamine reductase;~TIGRFAM: UDP-N-acetylenolpyruvoylglucosamine reductase~IMG reference gene:2504106715~PFAM: FAD binding domain; UDP-N-acetylenolpyruvoylglucosamine reductase, C-terminal domain~TIGRFAM: UDP-N-acetylenolpyruvoylglucosamine reductase), which produces MIEIKNNYSLRSHNTFRIDVRAKKFIEYSSKESLKSLIETGEVVPPFLHIGSGSNLLFLEDYDGTILHSKIEDIDIVEEDEKSLVLRVGSGVNWDELVAYTVSKSWYGLENLSLIPGEVGASAVQNIGAYGVEVKDFIQLVETIDLEGRKRNYSPEECQYAYRYSIFKEKENKNIIVTHVHYKLSKQEQYNLEYGSIQRALSDYEDVNLANVREAIIKIRQTKLPDPEQIGNAGSFFMNPVVDKVHFEKIQKEYPDMPFYRIDEDHIKIPAGWMIDICGWKGKSIGQAGVHDKQALVLINKGTATGSDVLLLSKAIQKDVYQKFGIEIYPEVNFIG; this is translated from the coding sequence ATGATTGAAATAAAAAATAATTATTCTCTTCGCTCGCACAACACTTTTCGCATTGATGTGCGAGCGAAGAAATTTATAGAGTACTCTTCGAAAGAGAGTTTAAAGTCTTTAATAGAAACAGGGGAGGTAGTACCTCCTTTTTTGCATATAGGCTCAGGAAGTAATCTCCTTTTTTTAGAAGATTATGACGGTACTATTTTACATTCTAAGATAGAAGATATAGATATAGTAGAAGAAGATGAAAAGTCTCTTGTACTACGTGTAGGCTCTGGTGTTAATTGGGATGAGTTAGTTGCTTATACTGTATCAAAAAGTTGGTATGGATTAGAAAACTTATCATTAATACCTGGAGAAGTAGGAGCTAGTGCTGTTCAAAATATTGGAGCTTATGGTGTAGAAGTAAAAGATTTTATTCAGCTGGTTGAAACTATCGACTTAGAAGGAAGAAAACGTAATTACTCTCCCGAAGAGTGTCAGTATGCTTATCGTTATAGCATCTTTAAAGAGAAAGAGAATAAAAATATTATTGTTACGCATGTTCATTATAAACTTAGTAAGCAAGAACAGTACAATCTGGAGTATGGTAGCATTCAACGAGCTTTAAGTGATTATGAAGATGTAAATTTAGCAAATGTACGAGAGGCTATTATTAAAATACGTCAAACAAAGTTACCCGATCCTGAACAAATTGGTAATGCTGGTAGTTTCTTTATGAACCCTGTAGTAGATAAAGTCCATTTTGAAAAAATTCAAAAAGAATATCCTGATATGCCATTTTATAGAATTGATGAAGATCATATTAAAATACCAGCAGGTTGGATGATTGATATCTGTGGATGGAAAGGTAAATCAATAGGACAAGCAGGGGTACATGATAAACAAGCTTTAGTTCTTATAAATAAGGGTACTGCTACAGGTAGTGATGTACTTCTTTTGTCTAAAGCTATTCAAAAGGATGTTTATCAGAAATTTGGTATAGAGATATATCCAGAAGTAAATTTTATAGGTTAA
- a CDS encoding beta-lactamase domain protein (COGs: COG1235 Metal-dependent hydrolase of the beta-lactamase superfamily I~InterPro IPR001279~KEGG: bfs:BF2860 putative hydrolase~PFAM: Beta-lactamase-like~SMART: Beta-lactamase-like~SPTR: Metal-dependent hydrolase;~IMG reference gene:2504106716~PFAM: Metallo-beta-lactamase superfamily), producing the protein MVKVRILGSGTSTGVPTIGCNCEVCHSKDPRDVRLRTSVLYEEEGVRILLDCGPDFRTQILPLPFDPIHAVLISHEHFDHVAGIDDLRAFSHFKELPVYANHITVEHLKQRMPYCFIDKSYPGIPQLALRTLQPGQHFQVQGIEIIPFTVIHGKLPILGYRIGKMAYITDMLYMPEESYQHLHDLDVLIINALRIKPHRTHQSLSEAIEVAKRINAKRTYFIHMSHDIGLQAVTEKKLPDTQFFAFDGLEITF; encoded by the coding sequence ATGGTAAAAGTTCGAATTTTAGGAAGTGGTACTTCAACAGGAGTACCTACAATCGGGTGTAATTGTGAAGTTTGTCATTCTAAAGATCCCAGAGATGTTCGTTTGAGAACCTCAGTTCTTTATGAAGAAGAAGGAGTACGTATATTACTAGATTGTGGTCCTGATTTTCGTACGCAGATATTGCCTCTCCCTTTTGATCCTATTCATGCTGTGTTGATTTCTCATGAACATTTTGACCATGTGGCAGGTATTGATGATCTGAGAGCTTTTTCCCACTTTAAAGAGCTGCCTGTTTATGCAAATCATATAACAGTAGAACATTTAAAACAGAGAATGCCTTATTGTTTTATAGATAAATCTTATCCAGGAATACCACAATTAGCATTAAGAACACTACAGCCTGGTCAACATTTTCAAGTGCAAGGAATTGAGATAATTCCTTTTACCGTAATTCATGGTAAACTGCCAATTCTTGGATATAGGATAGGGAAAATGGCTTATATTACAGATATGCTTTATATGCCTGAAGAATCTTATCAACACCTGCACGACTTAGATGTTTTAATTATTAATGCTTTGAGAATTAAACCACATCGTACTCATCAATCTTTGTCTGAAGCTATAGAAGTAGCTAAGCGTATCAATGCAAAGCGGACCTACTTTATTCATATGAGTCATGATATCGGTTTACAAGCTGTGACAGAGAAAAAACTTCCTGACACCCAATTTTTTGCATTTGATGGATTAGAAATTACTTTTTAG